One window from the genome of Drosophila albomicans strain 15112-1751.03 chromosome 2L, ASM965048v2, whole genome shotgun sequence encodes:
- the LOC117565769 gene encoding uncharacterized protein LOC117565769 isoform X1 translates to MLDALNDDCQLAIIKYLNLFDRIALYEATKGTSNRLNKNIAYAWKLQLSFVLDWNNYKKFEEMPELLDVFLSNCSATMQELKLLRVKLDFLKRWENYTFPRMKTLEYTLETGDQAADEAIRTLVKIFPGLHSLKPYGNFRCVVLQKWTQMRKLDLSESWHYYDYDWAKDIAKCQLLEELTLDDCTIGSNNYDDLMAMPKLHKLCIVSAFDVKLVKLF, encoded by the coding sequence ATGTTGGACGCACTTAATGACGATTGTCAGTTGGCAATAATCAAATACTTAAACCTATTCGACCGAATCGCACTATATGAAGCCACCAAGGGCACTTCAAATCGCTTGAATAAGAATATAGCCTATGCCTGGAAACTTCAGCTTAGCTTTGTACTTGATTGGAACAACTATAAGAAGTTTGAAGAGATGCCTGAATTGTTGGACGTGTTTCTATCCAACTGCAGTGCAACAATGCAGGAATTAAAACTGCTCAGAGTAAAATTGGACTTTCTCAAACGCTGGGAAAATTACACATTTCCCCGCATGAAAACACTTGAGTACACATTGGAAACCGGTGATCAGGCTGCCGATGAAGCAATTCGAACACTGGTAAAGATCTTTCCTGGACTGCATAGTTTAAAGCCTTATGGTAATTTCCGTTGCGTTGTGCTGCAGAAATGGACGCAGATGCGTAAGCTGGACTTGAGCGAGTCGTGGCACTATTATGACTACGATTGGGCCAAAGATATTGCCAAATGTCAATTGCTTGAAGAGTTGACACTGGATGACTGTACGATTGGGTCCAACAATTATGATGACCTCATGGCGATGCCCAAGCTGCACAAACTTTGCATAGTGAGTGCTTTTGATGTCAAATTAGTCAAGCTTTTTTGA
- the LOC117565769 gene encoding uncharacterized protein LOC117565769 isoform X2 yields the protein MLDALNDDCQLAIIKYLNLFDRIALYEATKGTSNRLNKNIAYAWKLQLSFVLDWNNYKKFEEMPELLDVFLSNCSATMQELKLLRVKLDFLKRWENYTFPRMKTLEYTLETGDQAADEAIRTLKWTQMRKLDLSESWHYYDYDWAKDIAKCQLLEELTLDDCTIGSNNYDDLMAMPKLHKLCIVSAFDVKLVKLF from the exons ATGTTGGACGCACTTAATGACGATTGTCAGTTGGCAATAATCAAATACTTAAACCTATTCGACCGAATCGCACTATATGAAGCCACCAAGGGCACTTCAAATCGCTTGAATAAGAATATAGCCTATGCCTGGAAACTTCAGCTTAGCTTTGTACTTGATTGGAACAACTATAAGAAGTTTGAAGAGATGCCTGAATTGTTGGACGTGTTTCTATCCAACTGCAGTGCAACAATGCAGGAATTAAAACTGCTCAGAGTAAAATTGGACTTTCTCAAACGCTGGGAAAATTACACATTTCCCCGCATGAAAACACTTGAGTACACATTGGAAACCGGTGATCAGGCTGCCGATGAAGCAATTCGAACACTG AAATGGACGCAGATGCGTAAGCTGGACTTGAGCGAGTCGTGGCACTATTATGACTACGATTGGGCCAAAGATATTGCCAAATGTCAATTGCTTGAAGAGTTGACACTGGATGACTGTACGATTGGGTCCAACAATTATGATGACCTCATGGCGATGCCCAAGCTGCACAAACTTTGCATAGTGAGTGCTTTTGATGTCAAATTAGTCAAGCTTTTTTGA